Proteins encoded together in one Pseudomonas sp. TCU-HL1 window:
- the tusA gene encoding sulfurtransferase TusA, giving the protein MSQQPDAILDATGLNCPEPVMMLHNKVRDLPAGGLLKVIATDPSTRRDIPKFCVFLGHELLDQSEEAGTYLYWIRKKTD; this is encoded by the coding sequence ATGTCCCAACAGCCTGATGCCATCCTCGACGCCACCGGCCTGAACTGCCCCGAACCGGTGATGATGCTGCATAACAAGGTCCGCGACCTGCCGGCCGGCGGCCTGCTCAAGGTGATTGCCACCGACCCTTCCACGCGCCGCGACATCCCCAAGTTCTGCGTCTTCCTCGGCCATGAGCTGCTGGACCAGTCGGAAGAGGCGGGTACCTACCTCTACTGGATTCGCAAGAAGACCGACTGA
- a CDS encoding alpha/beta hydrolase, producing MRLASLFLALLLLGGCAAREQLPDYSALADHEWPATHFETVITARDGTRLSATVFQPALKRGEHAPLVVHTHGWGGWRVTGPDGFYGQQMMSGRAALKAWRAGFWVISYDQRGWGGSDGNIEMMDPRYEVQDALAVIDWAGAHLPRLTMDGPGDPRVGMLGESYGGAVQLLASAEDPRIDAIVPIATWYDLSEALAPGGHMKVGWTGVLLGLGVATGYDLGKFAQAPYLKSAGGTMTPEVKAELRAHSLVSYCQRGQRPHADALLIQGLRDTLFPLDQGLAIRDCLSQGDTDVRLLGMQGGHILPPPLQHWSGLPPFNNEPVLHCGERAINLYQAVVAWYEDKLRGRQGVADSVPNLCLSLDLDHGLALQQLPRVDTAQPVPETRIRPLTSGWLSPSSFIPLRKVDTASGLVGSAHLELDRDADAPQLFASLAVRRGSGRVEVLSEQSTPLNARRVDLATSSALLQPGDELGLQVSGFSGQYLFNSSWSPRVTTLKGLVSLPPLLPLEAPLASQ from the coding sequence ATGCGCCTCGCCAGCCTGTTCCTCGCCCTCCTCCTGCTCGGTGGCTGCGCCGCCCGTGAGCAGCTTCCCGACTACAGCGCCCTAGCCGACCACGAGTGGCCCGCCACCCACTTCGAGACGGTGATCACCGCGCGCGACGGCACCCGGCTTTCCGCCACCGTGTTCCAACCCGCCCTCAAGCGCGGCGAACACGCGCCGCTGGTGGTGCACACCCACGGCTGGGGCGGATGGCGGGTGACCGGGCCGGACGGATTCTACGGCCAACAGATGATGTCCGGCCGCGCCGCGCTCAAGGCGTGGCGCGCGGGCTTCTGGGTGATCAGCTACGACCAGCGCGGTTGGGGCGGCAGTGACGGGAACATCGAGATGATGGACCCACGCTACGAGGTGCAGGACGCACTTGCCGTCATCGACTGGGCTGGCGCCCATCTGCCGCGCCTGACCATGGATGGCCCAGGCGATCCGCGCGTCGGCATGCTCGGCGAGAGCTACGGAGGTGCCGTGCAGTTGCTCGCCTCGGCCGAAGACCCGCGCATCGACGCCATCGTGCCCATCGCCACCTGGTACGATCTGTCCGAAGCCCTGGCGCCGGGCGGGCACATGAAGGTGGGCTGGACCGGCGTGCTACTGGGCCTGGGCGTCGCCACCGGCTATGACCTGGGCAAGTTCGCCCAGGCTCCCTACCTGAAAAGCGCCGGCGGCACGATGACGCCCGAAGTGAAGGCCGAACTCAGGGCCCACAGCCTCGTCAGTTACTGCCAGCGCGGCCAGCGCCCCCATGCGGACGCGCTGCTGATCCAGGGCCTGCGCGATACCCTGTTCCCCCTCGACCAGGGCCTGGCCATCCGCGACTGCCTGAGCCAGGGCGACACCGACGTGCGCCTGCTGGGCATGCAGGGCGGGCACATCCTGCCGCCGCCTCTGCAGCACTGGAGCGGCTTGCCGCCCTTCAACAACGAGCCCGTGCTGCATTGCGGCGAGCGCGCCATCAACCTCTATCAGGCGGTGGTGGCTTGGTACGAGGACAAACTGCGTGGGCGACAGGGGGTTGCCGACAGTGTGCCGAACCTCTGCCTCAGCCTCGATCTGGACCACGGCCTGGCGCTGCAGCAACTTCCCCGGGTGGATACGGCGCAGCCCGTGCCCGAAACCCGCATCCGCCCGCTGACCAGCGGCTGGCTCAGTCCATCGAGCTTCATTCCCCTGCGCAAGGTCGATACTGCCAGCGGACTGGTGGGTAGCGCACATCTGGAACTGGATCGCGACGCCGATGCGCCGCAGCTGTTCGCCTCGTTGGCGGTGCGACGCGGCAGCGGAAGGGTAGAAGTGCTGAGCGAGCAGAGCACTCCGCTCAACGCTCGCCGGGTGGACCTCGCCACCTCCAGCGCCCTGCTCCAACCCGGCGATGAACTGGGTCTGCAGGTCAGTGGTTTCAGCGGCCAGTACCTGTTCAATAGTTCCTGGAGTCCCCGCGTGACGACGCTGAAGGGCCTCGTCAGCCTGCCGCCGCTCTTGCCCCTGGAAGCACCACTCGCCAGCCAATGA
- the rlmM gene encoding 23S rRNA (cytidine(2498)-2'-O)-methyltransferase RlmM, translating into MNTLLLHCRPGFEGEVCAEISELAARLDVAGYAKAKPNSACAEFICSEPGGTERLMRKQRFGQLIFPRQWARGDYVELPETDRIGVLLDTLAGYPVCGSLWLEVLDTNDGKELSNFCRKFEKPLRAALTKAGKLKDDAQLPRLLLTFRSGREAFVGLAESNNSALWPMGIPRLKFPREAPSRSTLKLEEAWHHFIPRADWDKRLAPGMTAVDLGAAPGGWTWQLVQREIKVTAVDNGPMAESLMYSGFVEHQRADGFTFKPRRPVNWMVCDIVEKPARTAAMIETWLGEGWCQEAVVNLKLPMKQRYAEVQKLLARIDAGLKGRGLKVSIACKQLYHDREEVTCHLRRL; encoded by the coding sequence ATGAACACCTTGCTGTTGCACTGCCGCCCCGGCTTCGAGGGTGAAGTCTGTGCCGAGATTTCCGAGCTTGCCGCCCGCCTCGACGTGGCCGGTTACGCTAAGGCCAAGCCGAATAGTGCCTGTGCCGAGTTCATTTGCAGTGAACCCGGCGGCACGGAGCGACTGATGCGCAAACAGCGCTTCGGCCAACTGATTTTCCCCCGTCAGTGGGCCCGTGGCGATTACGTCGAACTGCCGGAAACCGACCGCATCGGCGTACTGCTGGACACGCTGGCCGGTTACCCGGTGTGCGGCAGTCTCTGGCTGGAGGTGCTGGATACCAACGACGGCAAGGAACTGTCGAACTTCTGCCGCAAGTTCGAGAAGCCCCTGCGCGCTGCGCTGACCAAGGCCGGAAAGCTCAAGGACGATGCGCAACTGCCGCGCCTGTTGCTGACCTTCCGCAGTGGCCGCGAGGCGTTCGTTGGCCTGGCCGAATCGAACAACTCGGCTCTCTGGCCGATGGGCATTCCGCGTCTGAAGTTCCCCCGCGAGGCGCCCAGTCGCTCCACCCTCAAGCTGGAGGAGGCCTGGCACCACTTCATTCCCCGAGCTGACTGGGACAAGCGCCTGGCGCCGGGCATGACAGCTGTGGACCTGGGCGCCGCCCCGGGCGGCTGGACCTGGCAACTGGTGCAGCGGGAGATCAAGGTCACCGCCGTCGATAACGGCCCCATGGCGGAGAGCCTGATGTATTCCGGCTTCGTCGAACACCAGCGCGCCGACGGCTTTACGTTCAAGCCACGGCGTCCGGTGAACTGGATGGTCTGCGATATCGTCGAGAAGCCCGCGCGCACTGCGGCGATGATCGAGACCTGGCTGGGCGAGGGCTGGTGCCAGGAAGCTGTGGTCAACCTCAAACTGCCGATGAAACAGCGCTATGCCGAGGTGCAGAAGCTGCTGGCGCGCATCGACGCCGGACTGAAGGGCAGGGGGCTGAAGGTGTCCATTGCCTGCAAGCAGCTCTATCACGACCGTGAGGAAGTGACCTGTCATCTGCGCAGGTTGTGA